From one Amycolatopsis sp. FDAARGOS 1241 genomic stretch:
- the pucL gene encoding factor-independent urate hydroxylase, with protein MAIVLGENRYGKAENGLVRVDRDGDEHRITDLDVSVSLSGDMSDTHLTGANDKVLATDTQKNTVFAFARDGIGEIEDFALRLARHFVTSQESIARARVRVASFPWQRLTVDGQPAHHSFARAGGGTRTTTVHHDGERAWVVGGVEDLTVLNTTGSEFWGFPRDEYTTLAETKDRILATAVTASWRFGTEDTEDTEDTDWASAYDTALAAMLDAFGGTHSLSLQQTLYAMGSRVLETVPEIVEVRLSLPNKDHFLADLSPFGLDNPGEVFYAADRPYGLIEGTVLRDDAPPAGPAWS; from the coding sequence ATGGCGATCGTTCTGGGCGAGAACCGCTACGGCAAAGCCGAGAACGGGCTCGTGCGCGTCGACCGCGACGGCGACGAGCACCGGATCACCGACCTCGACGTCAGCGTTTCGCTGTCCGGCGACATGAGCGACACCCACCTCACCGGCGCCAACGACAAGGTGCTGGCCACCGACACGCAGAAGAACACCGTGTTCGCGTTCGCCCGCGACGGCATCGGCGAGATCGAGGACTTCGCGCTGCGGCTCGCGCGCCACTTCGTGACGTCGCAGGAGAGCATCGCCCGCGCCCGCGTGCGCGTCGCGTCCTTCCCGTGGCAGCGCCTGACGGTCGACGGGCAGCCGGCCCACCACTCGTTCGCCCGCGCCGGAGGCGGCACGCGCACCACGACCGTGCACCACGACGGCGAGCGCGCCTGGGTGGTCGGTGGCGTCGAGGACCTCACGGTGCTCAACACGACCGGCTCCGAGTTCTGGGGCTTCCCACGCGACGAGTACACGACGCTCGCCGAGACGAAGGACCGCATCCTCGCCACGGCCGTCACCGCGAGCTGGCGCTTCGGCACCGAAGACACCGAAGACACCGAAGACACCGACTGGGCCAGCGCGTACGACACCGCGCTCGCCGCGATGCTCGACGCGTTCGGCGGCACGCACAGCCTCTCGCTGCAGCAGACGCTGTACGCCATGGGCTCACGGGTGCTGGAGACCGTGCCCGAGATCGTGGAAGTACGCCTGTCGCTGCCGAACAAGGACCACTTCCTGGCCGATCTGTCGCCCTTCGGCCTCGACAACCCCGGTGAGGTGTTCTACGCCGCCGACCGCCCGTACGGGCTGATCGAGGGCACCGTGCTGCGCGACGACGCGCCGCCCGCCGGGCCGGCCTGGTCCTGA
- a CDS encoding xanthine dehydrogenase family protein subunit M has protein sequence MEFLRPASLAEALEAKAAHPGAVPIAGGTDVMVEINFDHRRPATLLDLNRVPELYGHDVEEGRMRIAAATPYSRIIAELGDRLPGLAMAARTVGSPQIRNRGSVGGNLGAASPAGDSHPALLAADAEVEIASVRGIRRVRVKDFYTGVKRTVLEPDELITAVHLAPASGPQQFGKVGTRNAMVIAVCAFGLAVHPAERRVGTGVGSAAPTPRRALDAEEFLAGELAADGQWDRPRALADSVKRRFSELVAAAAAPIDDVRGSADYRRRALAVLAWRTLTWAWTEYCTGRRTECA, from the coding sequence ATGGAGTTCCTGCGCCCGGCCTCGCTCGCCGAGGCACTCGAAGCCAAGGCGGCGCACCCCGGCGCGGTGCCGATCGCGGGCGGCACCGACGTCATGGTGGAGATCAACTTCGACCACCGCCGCCCGGCCACACTGCTCGACCTCAACCGCGTGCCCGAGCTGTACGGCCACGACGTGGAAGAAGGCCGCATGCGCATCGCCGCCGCAACGCCGTACTCGCGGATCATCGCCGAACTCGGCGACCGGCTGCCGGGGCTCGCGATGGCGGCCCGCACGGTCGGCTCGCCGCAGATCCGCAACCGCGGCAGCGTCGGCGGCAACCTCGGCGCGGCCTCGCCGGCGGGTGATTCGCACCCGGCGCTGCTGGCGGCCGACGCCGAGGTGGAGATCGCGTCGGTACGCGGCATCCGGCGAGTCCGGGTGAAGGACTTCTACACGGGCGTGAAGCGCACTGTCCTCGAGCCCGACGAGCTGATCACCGCCGTGCACCTGGCGCCCGCGAGCGGCCCGCAGCAGTTCGGCAAAGTGGGTACCCGCAACGCGATGGTGATCGCGGTGTGCGCGTTCGGCCTGGCGGTGCACCCGGCCGAGCGGCGCGTGGGCACGGGAGTCGGCTCCGCCGCCCCGACCCCGCGCCGCGCCCTGGACGCCGAGGAGTTCCTCGCCGGGGAGCTGGCGGCCGACGGCCAGTGGGACCGCCCGCGCGCACTCGCCGATTCGGTGAAACGCCGCTTTTCCGAGCTGGTCGCGGCCGCGGCCGCCCCGATCGACGACGTCCGCGGCAGCGCGGACTACCGCCGCCGCGCCCTCGCCGTGCTCGCGTGGCGCACTTTGACCTGGGCGTGGACCGAATACTGCACTGGGAGGCGAACCGAATGCGCGTGA
- a CDS encoding (2Fe-2S)-binding protein: protein MRVNVVVNGEQRQADDVWEGESLLYVLRERLGLAGSKNACEQGECGSCTVYLDGVPACACLVAAGQAEGRGVRTVEGLADGDRLDPIQETFVECGAVQCGFCTPGLLVTAHDLVARTSNPSDAEIREALAGNLCRCTGYEKVLDAVRLAVQRKEHA, encoded by the coding sequence ATGCGCGTGAATGTGGTGGTGAACGGCGAACAGCGGCAGGCGGACGACGTCTGGGAAGGCGAGAGCCTGCTCTACGTGCTGCGTGAACGACTGGGGCTCGCCGGTTCGAAGAACGCGTGCGAGCAGGGCGAGTGCGGTTCGTGCACGGTGTACCTCGACGGCGTGCCCGCCTGCGCCTGCCTGGTCGCGGCGGGGCAGGCCGAGGGCCGCGGAGTGCGCACGGTGGAGGGCTTGGCCGACGGTGACCGGCTCGACCCTATCCAGGAGACCTTCGTGGAGTGCGGCGCCGTCCAATGTGGCTTCTGCACCCCGGGGCTCCTCGTGACCGCGCACGACCTCGTGGCCCGCACGAGCAACCCGAGCGACGCGGAGATCCGCGAGGCGCTGGCCGGGAACCTGTGCCGCTGCACCGGGTACGAGAAGGTCCTCGACGCGGTCCGGCTCGCCGTACAGCGGAAGGAGCACGCATGA
- the pucD gene encoding xanthine dehydrogenase subunit D produces MTRPAPARSPQELADTVSGGIGTSPPRPDGTLKVRGEFAYSSDLWHEDMLWGATLRSPHPHARIVRLDVSRALAQPGVHAVLTHEDVPGENRYGLKYQDTPALAEDRVRYQGEPVAILAADHPEIARQALKQILVEYEVLEPVTDPERAAHDETLPKLHADGNLVRYQRIVKGDPDAEADVVVSGVYEIGMQDQAFLGPESGLAVLDDDGGVDLYLATQWLHVDQKQTARALGLPPEKVRLTLSGVGGAFGGREDLSMQIHSCLLALRTGRPVKMVYNREESFFGHVHRHPAKMYYEHGATRDGDLVYVRARLYFDGGAYASKTPVVVGNGTTLSVGPYNVPNAHIEGWGVYSNNPPCGAMRGLGAVQPTYAYESQMDKLAAALGMDAVDLRIRNALSEGSTTVTGQVVDFPAPVAELLQRLKAMPLPPERTADADVRDLPGGASNVTHGEGVVRGVGYGVTIKNISYAEGLDDYSTARVRLQVLGGEPVAMVHTAAAEVGQGLVTLQQQIARTELGVARVTVHPADTSVGDAGSSSASRQTYVTGGAVRNASRAVAEAVYALAERRLGRPATGMSLAGGKIIAGDGEVVASLVDLLGAEVVEETREFHHRKTYPLDPETGQGDAHVQYGFSAHRAVVDVDVELGLVKVVQLDCAQDVGKALNPEAVLGQIQGGSAQGLGLAVMEEIQVVDGKVRNPSFTDYLIPTVLDMPPIRIEVLERPDPHAPYGVRGVGEPPTISSTPAVANAIRAATGLELPRVPIRPEHLTGT; encoded by the coding sequence ATGACGCGCCCGGCCCCCGCCCGCTCGCCGCAGGAGCTGGCCGACACCGTCAGCGGCGGTATCGGGACCAGCCCGCCGCGGCCCGACGGCACGCTCAAGGTGCGCGGCGAGTTCGCCTACTCCTCGGACCTGTGGCACGAGGACATGTTGTGGGGCGCCACCCTGCGCAGTCCCCACCCGCACGCGCGGATCGTGCGCCTCGACGTGTCCCGCGCGCTCGCGCAGCCGGGCGTCCACGCGGTGCTGACGCACGAGGACGTACCCGGTGAGAATCGCTACGGGCTGAAGTACCAGGACACGCCGGCTCTGGCCGAGGACCGCGTGCGTTACCAGGGTGAGCCGGTGGCTATCCTCGCCGCCGACCACCCGGAGATCGCGCGGCAGGCGCTCAAGCAGATCTTGGTCGAGTACGAGGTGCTCGAACCCGTCACCGACCCCGAGCGCGCCGCCCACGACGAAACGCTGCCGAAGCTGCACGCGGACGGGAACCTCGTGCGCTACCAGCGCATCGTGAAGGGCGATCCGGACGCCGAAGCTGACGTGGTCGTGTCCGGGGTGTACGAGATCGGCATGCAGGACCAGGCTTTCCTCGGCCCGGAGTCCGGCCTCGCCGTGCTCGACGACGACGGCGGCGTGGACCTCTACCTCGCCACGCAGTGGCTGCACGTCGACCAGAAGCAGACCGCGCGGGCGCTCGGCCTGCCGCCGGAGAAGGTGCGGCTGACGCTCAGCGGCGTCGGCGGTGCGTTCGGCGGGCGCGAGGACCTCTCGATGCAGATCCACTCGTGCCTGCTGGCGCTGCGGACGGGCCGGCCGGTGAAGATGGTCTACAACCGCGAGGAGTCGTTCTTCGGCCACGTGCACCGCCACCCGGCGAAGATGTACTACGAGCACGGCGCCACCCGCGACGGCGACCTCGTGTACGTCCGGGCCCGGCTCTACTTCGACGGCGGGGCCTACGCGTCGAAGACGCCCGTGGTGGTCGGCAACGGCACCACGCTCAGCGTCGGACCGTACAACGTGCCCAATGCGCACATCGAAGGCTGGGGCGTGTACAGCAACAACCCGCCGTGCGGCGCGATGCGCGGCCTCGGCGCGGTGCAGCCGACCTACGCGTACGAGTCCCAAATGGACAAACTCGCGGCCGCGCTCGGCATGGATGCCGTGGACCTGCGGATCCGCAACGCCCTGAGCGAGGGCTCAACCACCGTCACCGGCCAGGTCGTGGACTTCCCGGCGCCCGTCGCGGAACTGCTCCAGCGCCTCAAGGCGATGCCGCTGCCGCCGGAGCGCACCGCAGACGCCGACGTCCGCGACCTGCCGGGCGGAGCGTCCAACGTGACCCACGGCGAAGGCGTGGTGCGCGGCGTCGGATACGGCGTGACCATCAAGAACATCTCCTACGCCGAGGGCCTCGACGACTACTCGACCGCCCGGGTGCGGCTGCAGGTGCTCGGCGGCGAGCCCGTCGCGATGGTGCACACGGCCGCGGCCGAGGTGGGCCAGGGGCTCGTGACGCTGCAGCAGCAGATCGCGCGCACGGAGCTGGGCGTCGCGCGGGTCACCGTGCACCCGGCGGACACGAGTGTCGGCGACGCGGGGTCGAGCTCGGCGTCGCGCCAGACGTACGTGACCGGCGGCGCGGTGCGCAACGCCAGCCGCGCCGTGGCTGAGGCGGTGTACGCGCTGGCCGAACGCCGGCTGGGCCGCCCGGCCACAGGGATGTCGCTGGCCGGTGGCAAGATCATCGCCGGCGACGGCGAGGTCGTCGCGTCCCTTGTGGACCTGCTCGGTGCGGAGGTGGTGGAGGAGACGCGCGAGTTCCACCACCGCAAGACCTACCCGCTCGACCCCGAGACCGGCCAAGGTGATGCCCACGTGCAGTACGGCTTCTCCGCGCACCGCGCCGTCGTGGACGTCGACGTGGAGCTGGGGCTGGTGAAGGTCGTGCAGCTCGACTGCGCGCAGGACGTCGGCAAGGCGCTGAACCCCGAGGCCGTGCTGGGCCAGATCCAGGGCGGCTCCGCGCAGGGCCTCGGCCTGGCCGTGATGGAGGAGATCCAGGTGGTGGACGGGAAGGTGCGCAACCCGTCGTTCACCGACTACCTGATCCCGACCGTCCTCGACATGCCACCGATCCGCATCGAGGTGCTGGAACGGCCCGACCCGCACGCGCCCTACGGCGTCCGCGGTGTCGGTGAACCGCCCACGATCTCGTCGACGCCGGCGGTCGCCAACGCGATTCGCGCCGCGACGGGCCTCGAACTGCCCCGTGTCCCGATCCGCCCCGAACACCTCACTGGCACCTGA
- a CDS encoding nucleoside deaminase: MTLSLDADLEREWLLESVRIATRNVADGGGPFGALVVKGRDTVATGVNRVTASLDPTAHAEVVAIRAACQALGTFKLEGCVLVSSCEPCPMCLASSLWARVDRVIYAADRDDAAKAGFDDRAFYELFENPRETWDVPVARLSLKDGFAPFDAWLGRADRVDY, encoded by the coding sequence ATGACTCTTTCCCTCGACGCCGACCTCGAACGCGAATGGCTCCTCGAGAGCGTCCGCATCGCCACGCGCAACGTCGCGGACGGCGGTGGCCCGTTCGGCGCGCTGGTCGTGAAGGGCCGTGACACCGTCGCGACCGGCGTGAACCGCGTCACGGCCTCGCTCGACCCGACGGCCCACGCCGAGGTGGTCGCGATCCGCGCGGCCTGCCAGGCGCTCGGCACGTTCAAGCTCGAGGGCTGCGTGCTCGTGTCCTCGTGCGAACCATGCCCGATGTGCCTGGCGTCTTCGCTGTGGGCGCGCGTGGACCGGGTGATCTACGCGGCCGACCGCGATGACGCTGCCAAGGCCGGGTTCGACGACCGCGCGTTCTACGAACTGTTCGAAAACCCGCGCGAGACCTGGGACGTACCCGTGGCCCGGCTGTCGCTCAAGGACGGCTTCGCGCCGTTCGACGCCTGGCTGGGCCGGGCCGACCGCGTCGACTACTAG
- a CDS encoding NCS2 family permease: protein MTQVHIDDAVTPAPGPARKSLMDRLFELRARRTTVGREVRGGLTTFVAMAYIVLLNPLILGASADMTGAKLSSAQVTTATALAAAVMTILMGLVGNAPLALAAGLGINGIVAFQMAPAMTWAQAFGLVVLEGVCIVLMAVSGIRERIMNAIPAPLKLAITVGIGLYIALVGLVSAGFVTRTPDAAESTVPVRLGLDGHLDGWPIAVFCFGLLLMTVLTSRKVPGAVLISIAVSTVLGVVLHDGFGVGGWGLTTPTLPGHVVAAPDFGLLGHVDLFGGFASAGALTATIFLFTLVLSGFFDAMGTITSVSAEAGLSKDGRVPKMGRILLVDGAGAIAGGLSGSSPNTVFLESAAGVGEGARTGLASVVTGVLFAATLLFTPIAGIVPTQAAAPALVVIGGMMVAQCRTIPWQDSDYTIPVFLTVALIPFTYSITNGVGAGLIAFVLIKTVKGKWREAGWLLTVLALVFTVYFGIDVVKAVL from the coding sequence ATGACCCAGGTACACATCGACGACGCTGTGACCCCGGCACCCGGACCCGCTCGGAAGTCCTTGATGGACCGCCTGTTCGAGCTCAGGGCCCGGCGGACGACCGTCGGGCGCGAGGTGCGCGGCGGACTCACCACGTTCGTCGCGATGGCCTACATCGTGCTGCTCAACCCGCTCATCCTCGGCGCCTCCGCCGACATGACCGGCGCGAAACTCAGCTCCGCGCAGGTCACCACGGCCACCGCGCTCGCGGCCGCGGTGATGACCATCCTCATGGGACTCGTCGGCAACGCGCCACTCGCGCTCGCCGCGGGGCTCGGCATCAACGGCATCGTGGCGTTCCAGATGGCGCCGGCGATGACGTGGGCCCAGGCCTTCGGGCTCGTGGTGCTCGAAGGCGTGTGCATCGTGCTCATGGCCGTGAGCGGGATCCGTGAGCGGATCATGAACGCGATCCCGGCGCCGCTCAAGCTGGCGATCACCGTCGGCATCGGGCTTTACATCGCGCTCGTCGGCCTGGTCAGCGCCGGCTTCGTGACGCGAACCCCGGACGCGGCCGAGTCCACCGTGCCCGTGCGGCTCGGGCTCGACGGGCACCTCGACGGCTGGCCGATCGCGGTGTTCTGCTTCGGTCTGCTGCTGATGACCGTGCTCACGTCCCGCAAGGTGCCCGGCGCGGTGCTGATCAGCATCGCGGTGTCCACTGTGCTCGGTGTGGTGCTGCACGACGGCTTCGGCGTGGGCGGCTGGGGCCTCACGACGCCGACGCTGCCCGGTCACGTGGTGGCGGCGCCGGACTTCGGCCTGCTCGGCCACGTGGACCTGTTCGGCGGCTTCGCCTCGGCGGGCGCGCTGACGGCCACGATCTTCCTGTTCACGCTCGTGCTCTCGGGCTTCTTCGACGCGATGGGCACGATCACGAGCGTCTCGGCCGAGGCCGGGCTGTCGAAGGACGGGCGCGTGCCGAAGATGGGCCGCATCCTGCTCGTCGACGGTGCGGGTGCGATCGCGGGCGGGCTCTCGGGTTCGTCGCCCAACACCGTGTTCCTCGAGTCGGCCGCCGGCGTGGGGGAGGGTGCGCGAACGGGCCTCGCGAGCGTGGTCACGGGCGTGCTGTTCGCCGCGACGCTGCTGTTCACGCCGATCGCCGGCATCGTCCCCACCCAGGCGGCGGCACCGGCACTGGTGGTGATCGGCGGGATGATGGTGGCGCAGTGCCGCACCATTCCGTGGCAGGACAGCGATTACACGATCCCGGTGTTCCTGACGGTCGCGCTGATCCCGTTCACGTACTCCATCACCAACGGGGTGGGTGCGGGCCTGATCGCGTTCGTGCTCATCAAGACGGTCAAGGGCAAGTGGCGCGAGGCCGGCTGGCTCCTCACGGTGCTGGCGCTCGTGTTCACCGTCTACTTCGGAATCGACGTCGTCAAGGCCGTGTTGTAG
- a CDS encoding gamma-glutamylcyclotransferase, protein MALMFLNGGAIRGEPLHHLLDGAPLVAATATAPKYRFYSVGGQCPALVPVAHGGAAVAGEVYDLALDALRDRVLPAEPPELELGVIELADGSSAFAMLLRRPQTSHVQLRDITEIGDWRAYRAAAS, encoded by the coding sequence GTGGCACTGATGTTCCTCAACGGCGGCGCCATACGCGGCGAACCGCTGCACCACCTGCTCGACGGCGCGCCGCTCGTCGCCGCCACGGCCACGGCGCCGAAGTACCGCTTCTACTCCGTGGGCGGCCAGTGCCCGGCGCTGGTGCCGGTCGCCCACGGCGGCGCCGCCGTGGCGGGCGAGGTGTACGACCTGGCGCTCGACGCGTTGCGCGACCGCGTGCTGCCGGCCGAGCCACCCGAGCTGGAGCTGGGCGTGATCGAGCTGGCCGACGGGAGCTCCGCGTTCGCGATGCTGCTGCGGCGCCCGCAGACGTCCCACGTGCAACTGCGGGACATCACCGAGATCGGCGACTGGCGGGCCTACCGGGCGGCTGCTTCGTGA
- a CDS encoding NUDIX hydrolase, which translates to MTKLLAYAWLPRGATVLVLRRTPGTFLGEHWELPGGTAEPGEAPEATAVREVAEETGLRVRLLGERAPFLARLLRPPPDHPCPRVHRHRTDSRRHRHPQPIGTRRVQVGHSGDCRGAPVVSPCPAVVRLSDVS; encoded by the coding sequence GTGACCAAACTGCTCGCCTACGCGTGGCTCCCGCGCGGCGCCACGGTCCTCGTCCTGCGCCGCACCCCCGGCACCTTTCTCGGCGAACACTGGGAACTCCCGGGCGGCACCGCCGAACCCGGCGAGGCGCCGGAAGCCACCGCCGTGCGCGAGGTCGCCGAAGAGACGGGCCTGCGCGTACGCCTCCTCGGCGAACGCGCGCCTTTCTTGGCCCGACTTCTCCGGCCGCCCCCTGACCATCCATGCCCGCGTGTACACCGCCACCGAACCGACTCCCGGCGGCACCGTCACCCTCAGCCCATCGGAACACGACGCGTTCAAGTGGGCCACAGCGGAGACTGCCGCGGGGCTCCCGTTGTCTCCCCATGTCCGGCGGTTGTTCGCCTAAGCGATGTCTCGTAA
- a CDS encoding SDR family oxidoreductase, translating to MRSRPVALVTGVGRRAGIGAAIAARLVADGWTVACSYWGAYDDRMPWGADETRPGAGSFEVEANLEDPAAPRVLFSSVVTQLGDVQALVLAHCESVDSGFLDTSLDSFDRHFAVNTRASWLLMREFATRYRGAHGAGRIVALTSDHVAGNVPYGASKGALDRLVIAAARELGPLGITANSVNPGPTDTGWLDDSLRAALVDRTPLGRLGTPADCANLVSFLCGPDGGWLTGRVLTSDGGLS from the coding sequence TTGAGGAGTAGGCCCGTCGCGCTCGTCACCGGCGTCGGCCGCCGCGCGGGCATCGGGGCGGCGATCGCCGCTCGTCTGGTGGCCGACGGCTGGACCGTGGCCTGCTCGTACTGGGGCGCCTACGACGACCGGATGCCTTGGGGCGCTGACGAAACCCGCCCCGGGGCGGGTTCGTTCGAGGTTGAGGCGAACCTCGAGGACCCCGCCGCGCCGCGCGTTCTCTTCTCCTCCGTGGTGACCCAACTCGGAGACGTGCAGGCCCTGGTGCTGGCCCACTGCGAATCCGTCGACTCCGGCTTCCTCGACACGTCCCTCGACAGCTTCGACCGCCACTTCGCCGTGAACACGCGCGCGAGCTGGCTGCTGATGCGCGAGTTCGCCACGCGCTACCGCGGTGCGCACGGCGCGGGCCGGATCGTCGCGCTGACCAGTGATCACGTGGCCGGCAACGTCCCCTACGGCGCCAGCAAGGGCGCCTTGGACCGGCTCGTCATCGCCGCCGCCCGGGAACTGGGCCCCCTCGGCATCACGGCCAATTCCGTCAACCCCGGCCCGACCGACACGGGGTGGCTCGACGATTCGCTACGCGCCGCGCTCGTCGACCGCACGCCCCTGGGCCGCCTCGGCACCCCCGCCGACTGCGCCAACCTCGTCTCCTTCCTCTGCGGCCCTGATGGCGGCTGGCTGACGGGCCGCGTCCTGACGAGCGACGGCGGCTTGTCGTGA
- a CDS encoding RraA family protein encodes MENDELHRRFEALTTAHLTDGCIRARLQVRCAPAGTRSAVPGGRVAGRVLPARHVGSVDVFLEALSSAEAGDVLVVDNGGRLDESCVGDLVAIEAATAGAAGIVIWGLHRDSADLRALGLPVFSLGSIPTGPLSLTARPADALDSARVGPWEVTPADLVFGDDDGVVFVPAAEAGDVFRLAESIRDTERRQADLIRGGTTLREQVRFAEFLRARAENPALTFREHLRAVGGAIEE; translated from the coding sequence ATGGAGAACGACGAACTGCACCGCCGCTTCGAGGCGCTGACCACCGCGCACCTCACCGACGGGTGCATCCGGGCGCGGCTGCAGGTGCGGTGCGCGCCGGCGGGCACGCGTTCGGCGGTTCCCGGCGGCCGGGTGGCCGGACGGGTGCTGCCGGCGCGGCACGTGGGCAGCGTCGACGTGTTCCTCGAAGCGCTGAGCAGCGCCGAAGCCGGCGACGTGCTCGTGGTCGACAACGGCGGGCGCCTCGACGAGAGCTGTGTCGGCGACCTCGTGGCGATCGAGGCGGCGACGGCAGGCGCGGCCGGCATCGTGATCTGGGGTCTGCACCGTGATTCCGCCGACCTGCGGGCACTCGGGCTGCCCGTGTTCAGCCTCGGCTCGATCCCGACTGGACCGCTGTCGCTCACCGCGCGACCAGCCGACGCGCTCGACTCCGCGCGCGTCGGCCCGTGGGAGGTCACGCCCGCCGACCTGGTGTTCGGCGACGACGACGGCGTGGTGTTCGTGCCCGCCGCCGAGGCCGGCGACGTGTTCCGGCTCGCGGAGTCCATTCGCGACACCGAGCGGCGGCAAGCCGACCTCATCCGCGGCGGCACGACGTTGCGTGAACAAGTGCGGTTCGCCGAGTTCCTGCGGGCGCGGGCGGAAAACCCGGCGCTGACGTTCCGCGAACACCTGCGCGCCGTGGGTGGGGCCATTGAGGAGTAG
- a CDS encoding VOC family protein: MSYRSVTPRVVVADPAAAVAFLVAVFAATATTPEHGPAEIRLGDSLVLVSGVSAELDEFPAFLYVYIADVAGTYARALAHCATSVEALRETSYGDFGAMGQDPSGNVFQLSARKA; this comes from the coding sequence ATGAGCTACCGCAGTGTGACGCCCCGGGTGGTCGTCGCCGACCCGGCGGCGGCCGTGGCGTTCCTGGTCGCGGTCTTCGCGGCCACCGCCACCACGCCCGAGCACGGTCCGGCCGAGATCCGGCTCGGCGACTCGCTCGTGCTGGTGTCGGGGGTGTCGGCGGAGCTCGACGAGTTCCCGGCGTTCCTGTACGTCTACATCGCCGATGTCGCGGGCACGTACGCCCGCGCGCTCGCGCATTGCGCCACGTCGGTGGAAGCGCTACGCGAAACCTCGTACGGCGACTTCGGCGCGATGGGGCAGGATCCGTCCGGCAACGTGTTCCAGCTCTCGGCGAGAAAGGCCTGA
- a CDS encoding EfeM/EfeO family lipoprotein: MVGAAGVLVVAAAVGIAFAVWPDGASAQDPEIQISRSDCGQGWTDPKPGPQTFHLHNTGAVTSEVDLIDPRTGVIYGEVEGLGTGTIRPMSVTLGNGTYAFRCLPEDSSAIVGPATTVGGGTERGPGVAPVTQNDLLQPLKVYQAKVIQGLDQLVTDVGALKDAVHRGDRTASESTWLTAHLTYERLGAAYDAFGDSDGAINGTTAGLPGGTGDPGFTGFHRLEYGLWHNDDMGSLGAVADKLATDVQDLRTAFPHSQVDAGDLGLRAHEIVENSLQFELTAETDYGSGTNLATARANLDGVQTVLDVLRPVLAPRYPELSGVDSWLTRTEATLDAARHPDGSWTPVSALSQPQREKIDADVSELTERLAPIAAIAEPRRVS; encoded by the coding sequence ATGGTCGGGGCCGCCGGCGTGCTGGTGGTCGCGGCTGCCGTGGGAATCGCTTTCGCGGTCTGGCCCGACGGTGCCTCCGCTCAGGATCCGGAGATCCAGATCTCCCGCTCCGACTGTGGTCAGGGCTGGACGGACCCCAAGCCGGGCCCGCAAACCTTCCACCTTCACAACACCGGCGCGGTCACGTCCGAGGTCGACCTGATCGACCCCAGGACGGGCGTGATCTACGGCGAGGTCGAGGGACTCGGCACCGGCACGATCCGGCCGATGTCGGTAACGCTCGGTAACGGAACTTACGCCTTCCGATGCCTGCCGGAGGACTCCTCCGCGATCGTGGGGCCGGCCACGACGGTGGGTGGCGGCACCGAGCGCGGCCCGGGAGTCGCGCCCGTGACCCAGAACGACCTGCTGCAGCCGCTGAAGGTCTACCAAGCCAAGGTCATCCAGGGCCTCGACCAGCTGGTCACCGACGTCGGCGCGCTGAAGGACGCCGTGCACCGCGGCGACCGCACCGCGAGCGAGTCCACCTGGCTCACCGCGCACCTCACCTACGAGCGCCTCGGCGCCGCCTACGACGCGTTCGGCGATTCCGACGGCGCGATCAACGGGACCACCGCCGGCCTGCCCGGCGGTACCGGCGACCCGGGCTTCACCGGCTTCCACCGCCTCGAGTACGGCCTCTGGCACAACGACGACATGGGCTCGCTCGGCGCCGTCGCCGACAAACTGGCCACGGACGTGCAGGACCTGCGCACGGCGTTCCCCCACAGCCAGGTCGACGCAGGTGACCTCGGCCTGCGTGCCCACGAGATCGTCGAGAACTCCCTGCAGTTCGAACTCACCGCCGAGACCGACTACGGCAGCGGCACCAACCTCGCCACCGCACGGGCCAACCTCGACGGCGTGCAGACCGTGCTCGACGTCCTGCGCCCGGTGCTCGCCCCGCGCTACCCGGAACTGTCCGGAGTGGACAGCTGGCTGACACGCACCGAAGCGACGTTGGACGCCGCCCGCCACCCCGACGGTTCGTGGACCCCGGTGTCCGCGCTTTCCCAACCGCAGCGCGAAAAGATCGACGCCGACGTCAGCGAGCTCACCGAGCGGCTCGCCCCGATCGCGGCCATCGCCGAGCCCAGGAGGGTTTCGTGA